One Aegilops tauschii subsp. strangulata cultivar AL8/78 chromosome 7, Aet v6.0, whole genome shotgun sequence genomic window carries:
- the LOC109745737 gene encoding protein FAR1-RELATED SEQUENCE 5-like codes for MGGLVLALFRALVAGIESEWFCGGRGGVGGGGETARGSESHTLDDTGTAANVPGPTRTELGAGAVDGAVQGEEGEDEAGSQPMEPYVGMRFDTLQIAKDHYNSYALRMGFSIKMNTSRRTGNVLVKQQFCRKKYKKPKADDGGAEAPPILDPIPDPRPVDTDEEMEDEPPIFAEEEAGASKKKKKRKCETIKQTQCKAKMLLKLMDGRWEVTYFVRDHNHPLVNKPSLSKYLRSHQGISPDEKEFLRILYNCNLTTVRMMHVMAEFYGSEMMVPFGPKAITNLCTSFHRDDTKEGDLIETIAHFKDIQKTDPDFFYKVKYDEEDRVVNIFWVDGLARKAYAEAYHDCISFDTTYMTNMYNMPFAPFIGINRHGQSFMLGCAFVRQELESSFDWVFGAFLDAMDGKPPDNFITDQDGAMRQSIQSIFPTTVHRCCRWHIMKKAQEKVGWLLCRNPGVSDDFNKCVDFNITIDEFEHNWAGLMMKYEAMTHTHFEKLYEYRSTWVPCYFKHRFFPFLQSTQRSEGFNAVLKRYVNPHNSMLNFVKQYEKIQNHILAKEGCNDYMTEHLEIELWSNFPIEKQAYKTYTRDLYRKFREEFELIGRYNAFQVGADIFELRPNQEFVAKYGSRNYLVQARVEEGSYLCECYKMDKDGILCCHILKVFTHIGVDVIPERYLLRRWTPTAVPSAPGTGYEQPDEMPPQSKKQIRERNVIYDFWKLAKFASGSYPAQAIIYKHMRAACTEIGHLNKSKKKKKPTPATGPSDDGNPRGPPPPPGSNQGAHHPVAHIMVMSTLKDLLHILAVHGILRHLLPHVLLPVALQAALRGLIVQVMPTLKDLLAWPN; via the exons TCAGAGAGTCATACTCTTGATGACACGGGCACCGCGGCAAATGTTCCTGGTCCAACCAGGACTGAGCTCGGTGCTGGCGCTGTTGACGGTGCTGtgcaaggagaagaaggagaagatgaGGCTGGTTCTCAGCCAATGGAACCCTATGTTGGCATGAGGTTTGACACCCTTCAAATTGCTAAGGATCACTACAACAGCTACGCCTTACGGATGGGTTTCTCTATCAAAATGAACACCTCTAGGCGGACAGGCAATGTATTGGTAAAACAGCAGTTTTGCCGCAAAAAGTATAAGAAGCCAAAAGCTGATGATGGTGGAGCTGAGGCTCCTCCTATCCTGGACCCTATACCAGATCCAAGACCTGTTGACACtgatgaggaaatggaagatgaaCCTCCAATCTTTGCTGAAGAGGAGGCTGGTGCTagtaagaaaaagaagaaacgaAAATGCGAGACAATAAAGCAGACTCAATGCAAAGCGAAAATGTTGTTGAAGCTAATGGATGGGCGATGGGAGGTGACGTATTTTGTTCGTGACCACAATCATCCGCTGGTGAACAAACCTTCATTGTCCAAATACTTGAGATCCCACCAAGGCATCTCTCCTGATGAAAAGGAATTTTTGCGCATCTTGTATAACTGCAACTTGACTACAG TACGTATGATGCATGTAATGGCAGAGTTCTATGGATCTGAGATGATGGTGCCATTCGGACCAAAGGCAATAACAAATTTGTGTACAAGTTTCCATAGAGATGATACAAAGGAGGGTGATCTGATTGAGACAATTGCGCACTTCAAGGATATACAAAAAACCGATCCAGACTTCTTCTATAAGGTGAAATATGATGAAGAGGACAGAGTTGTCAACATATTTTGGGTGGATGGCTTAGCTCGAAAAGCTTATGCGGAGGCGTACCACGATTGCATATCGTTTGACACCACCTACATGACCAACATGTACAATATGCCGTTCGCGCCCTTCATAGGAATAAACCGACATGGCCAATCTTTCATGCTGGGTTGCGCGTTTGTGAGGCAGGAGTTGGAATCGAGCTTTGACTGGGTCTTTGGAGCATTCCTAGATGCTATGGATGGCAAACCTCCTGACAACTTCATCACCGATCAGGATGGTGCAATGAGGCAGTCAATACAGAGCATCTTTCCAACCACCGTGCACCGCTGTTGTCGATGGCACATCATGAAAAAGGCTCAGGAAAAAGTTGGTTGGCTGCTGTGCCGGAATCCAGGAGTCTCTGATGATTTCAACAAGTGTGTCGACTTCAACATCACTATAGACGAGTTTGAGCACAATTGGGCTGGGTTAATGATGAAGTACGAGGCTATGACACACACACACTTTGAGAAGTTGTACGAATACAGGTCAACTTGGGTGCCGTGCTACTTCAAACACAGGTTCTTCCCCTTCCTACAGTCTACACAGCGTAGTGAGGGGTTCAACGCCGTCCTAAAAAGATATGTGAACCCACACAACTCAATGCTGAACTTCGTCAAGCAATATGAAAAAATCCAGAACCACATCCTTGCCAAGGAAGGCTGCAATGATTACATGACAGAACACCTTGAGATTGAGCTGTGGTCCAACTTCCCAATAGAGAAGCAAGCTTACAAAACCTATACTAGGGACCTTTACCGCAAGTTCAGAGAAGAGTTTGAGCTGATTGGACGTTATAATGCATTCCAAGTTGGTGCTGATATATTTGAGCTCAGACCGAACCAGGAATTTGTTGCCAAATATGGTTCTCGAAACTACTTGGTGCAGGCAAGGGTGGAGGAGGGTTCCTATTTGTGTGAGTGCTATAAAATGGACAAGGACGGCATCCTCTGTTGCCACATCCTCAAGGTGTTCACCCATATTGGAGTTGATGTCATACCGGAAAGGTACCTCCTAAGACGGTGGACACCTACTGCTGTACCTAGTGCGCCAGGGACTGGTTATGAGCAACCGGATGAAATGCCTCCTCAATCAAAGAAGCAGATAAGGGAGAGGAACGTGATATACGATTTTTGGAAACTAGCAAAGTTTGCGAGTGGTTCTTATCCAGCACAAGCTATTATATACAAGCATATGCGCGCAGCATGTACCGAGATCGGCCACCTGAACAagtccaagaaaaagaaaaaaccgaCTCCTGCCACGGGGCCATCAGATGATGGCAACCCTCGAGgacctcctccacctccaggCAGCAATCAGGGGGCTCATCATCCAG TTGCACACATCATG GTAATGTCAACCCTCAAGGACCTCCTCCACATCCTGGCTGTACACGGCAtcctccgccacctcctcccccACGTGCTCCTCCCAGTGGCCCTACAGGCAGCACTTAGGGGGCTCATCGTCCAG GTGATGCCAACCCTCAAAGACCTCCTCGCCTGGCCCAACTAG
- the LOC109745812 gene encoding annexin Gh1, with the protein MATLKVPSNDPALADDCDNLRKAFQGWGTNEALIISILGHRDAAQRRAIRKHYADTYGEELLRSITDEISGDFERAVILWTLDPAERDAVLANETAKKWHPGNPVLVEIACARGSKQLFAARQAYHDRFKRSLEEDVAAHVTGDFRKLLVPLVSSHRYEGPEVNTRLAHSEAKLLHEKIEHKAYGDDEVIRILTTRSKAQLLATFNNYNDTFGHPITKDLKADPKDEFLKTLRAVIRCFTCPDRYFEKVARLAIAGNGTDENSLTRVITTRAEVDLKLIKEAYQKRNSVPLEKAVAGDTSGDYESMLLALLGKE; encoded by the exons ATGGCGACGCTCAAGGTCCCCTCCAACGACCCGGCCCTCGCCGACGACTGCGACAACCTCCGCAAGGCCTTCCAAG GGTGGGGCACGAACGAGGCGCTCATCATCTCCATCCTGGGCCACCGCGACGCCGCGCAGCGCCGCGCCATCCGCAAGCACTACGCCGACACCTACGGCGAGGAGCTGCTCCGGAGCATCACCGACGAGATCTCCGGCGACTTCGAG AGGGCCGTGATCCTGTGGACGCTGGACCCGGCGGAGCGGGACGCGGTGCTCGCCAACGAGACCGCCAAGAAGTGGCACCCCGGGAACCCCGTGCTGGTCGAGATCGCCTGCGCGCGCGGCTCCAAGCAGCTCTTCGCTGCCAGGCAGGCCTACCATGACCGCTTCAAGCGCTCGCTCGAGGAGGACGTCGCTGCACACGTCACCGGCGACTTCCGCAAG CTGTTGGTGCCACTTGTAAGCTCACACCGCTATGAGGGACCAGAGGTCAACACAAGGTTGGCTCATTCAGAGGCCAAATTACTGCATGAGAAGATTGAGCATAAGGCTTATGGTGATGATGAGGTCATCAGAATTCTCACCACTAGGAGCAAAGCTCAGCTGCTTGCAACATTCAATAATTACAATGATACATTTGGTCACCCAATCACTAAG GATCTGAAGGCTGACCCCAAGGATGAGTTCCTCAAGACCCTGCGGGCTGTTATCCGGTGCTTCACCTGCCCTGATAGGTACTTTGAGAAGGTGGCCAGGCTGGCCATTGCAGGGAATGGAACAGATGAGAACTCCCTCACTAGGGTCATCACCACCCGTGCCGAGGTGGACCTGAAGCTGATCAAAGAGGCGTACCAGAAGAGGAACAGTGTTCCCCTGGAGAAGGCCGTCGCAGGCGACACTTCCGGCGACTATGAGAGCATGCTCCTTGCCCTCCTGGGGAAGGAGTAG